In Methanosarcina barkeri MS, a single window of DNA contains:
- a CDS encoding DUF523 domain-containing protein: MKKLENYECSHVSEKPSDGGETEEVLVIGHCLLNPLARVKGVKPAQPIDTRGANVIQLPCPEATFFGMKRREITKDQLDHPAYRRFCREIFTHFADLLEDLAASGVKIKILGVPKSPSCGVEITSVGGEPGKVKEFHHRHAPGPGVFMEEIIKELAKRDVKFEIEDAGR, translated from the coding sequence ATGAAAAAGCTGGAAAATTACGAGTGCTCCCACGTTTCTGAAAAACCCTCTGACGGCGGCGAAACCGAAGAAGTCCTGGTCATAGGCCACTGCCTGCTCAACCCCCTTGCAAGAGTAAAAGGAGTAAAACCAGCCCAGCCTATTGATACGCGAGGCGCAAACGTTATCCAGCTCCCCTGCCCGGAAGCGACGTTTTTCGGAATGAAGCGCCGGGAAATTACTAAAGATCAGCTTGACCATCCTGCTTACCGGCGGTTTTGCAGAGAAATCTTTACCCATTTTGCAGACCTGCTCGAAGACCTTGCAGCAAGCGGCGTAAAAATAAAAATTCTAGGCGTCCCGAAAAGCCCTTCATGCGGCGTGGAAATAACCAGCGTTGGCGGAGAGCCAGGCAAAGTCAAGGAATTCCACCATAGACATGCGCCGGGTCCTGGGGTATTTATGGAAGAGATTATAAAAGAGCTTGCAAAACGAGATGTAAAGTTTGAGATAGAGGATGCGGGAAGGTAA